The nucleotide sequence CTTCACTTGAGCTCTTCTCCCATGTCGAAACGTTGAATTCAGATGCAGTAGCAGCAGGGCTGGCACGGCTCTTCAGCTTTGATTCATCGGTCATCACCGCCCGATGCAATGGCAACCGGAAAGATAATGCTCGCCGGGAAGAGTCATCGGCCATGGGCTTCTCTTTCTTGGACCGAAGCCATATCTTGGAGACTGAGAAGCTTTCTTTCTTATGCTGATTGCGGCTAATACTAGCATTACCACCACCATCTCTGAACTCGGCAGCTCTTAGTGCATCCAGTCCTTTAAATGCCTCCCTTTTTGAATGGTAATCACATTCCGAGATTGCATCCCGGTGCCCGGGCCTGTGGACGATTGGTTTCTTTGGTGGCTTAATGGGAACCTGAAGCAAGGACCTCTCATCCATCACATACTCATAGGAACCCATGGAGAAGCACCTCCTCTGGTCCAGAGTACTGTTTGCAGTGCTACTGCCTTCACCAACAGCTCCATCACCATCCACACTCCTAAACTTGCCGAGCTTGACAGGTACTACCTCTGTTTCATCAGCCTCTGAGGCTGCCACTACCGAGCGAGCTTCTTCCTTTGCAGTGATCTCCACTGGCTTTTGTGAAGTATCATTGATAGAAGTCCCAGGGCCATCATCATCTCCATGACAAACAAGACCAGTATTAGAGAAGGAGTCCCCCCTCTCAGAAACACTCTCCCTTGAACTCTCACTCCCAGACTCAAGAACAAGGAGTAAGGGGCTACAACTGGTTGGAGGAGAGAAGTCAGGGAGGAGGTTTCTTCTGCAGAGGGGGCAGGTGGAGTGGGACAAGAGCCAAGTATCTATACACTCTACATGGAAGGCATGGCTGCACTTTGGGAGCAGCCTGAGCTTGTCATCAGCCTCAAACTCACAGAGGCACACAGCACAGTCAAATGGGTCCTTGAGGCCGATGATGGCTTTGTAGGGAAAGACTGGGAGGGTGTCTATGAAGGACTGGTCGACCCCTGCATCATGGAGATGGAACAACTGCTGCAACTGTCCCTGGAGTGCTGTCGAGTTCTCTGTGGCTTCTGGTTCCCTGTTGATGGGTCTCAGGAGGTATCTCACAAGTAGGTGGAGCAGCCCAGAGATGAAGAAGATGATTGCAAGTATGATAATTATCAGGAGAATACTAGGACTGATCCTATTCTCGATATTAACAacaggaggaggtggagggggtgatggtggtggtgggaggACTGCTAATGGGAGTGAAAGAGGATATGGAGAAGAAGATATCCCCCTGATGCTTTCATGAAACACCCAGTCCATGCTTCGTTAAGGCATACGAAGTGGgaaacatgagagagagagagagagagagagagagagagaaagggagagaaGAGACTCACCAGGATCACCACTGTCTCTGAGTTCCAGACTCTCTTAGAATTGCTGCTGGAGTGAGCATTCTTTTGATCTCTGCAGGTGGTAGGAGAAGCAAATTTTCAGGTCAATTTGAGGAAGATGGGGAGATGGGATCCTTAATGGCTGGAGAAATTAATGGGGTGCCAGGCAAATGAATTGATTGCATTGAAGAGAGGAGGTGAAGATGAGATCAGTACAACAGAGAAACCAGCTGGGTGAATGGAATTGGTCAATTGGGTGGAGTTTTGTACATGTAAAAAGTCCTGATATATGAATGAGTAGGTACCTTCTCCTAACCCTTCCATTGACCCTTCCACAAACTTATGGAGCAGTCTCAATGCCTAGAACAAGGTTTGTCTCAGATTTAACTACTTGTCATTTACTTGCAAAGTGCTGCATACTTCCACCATTCGAGGTGAGTTGCATGCTGCTGCCCTTTTGTCTTTTCTCATAGATGGTacagagcttgccaaaggagaGCATGGAATTGTGGAACTGTCTTTGTCTTTGTCTTCTCTTGCTGATGCATCTAAGATTGCTGTAGTGGGATAGAGTGGGGAAGCCATG is from Musa acuminata AAA Group cultivar baxijiao chromosome BXJ1-6, Cavendish_Baxijiao_AAA, whole genome shotgun sequence and encodes:
- the LOC103970991 gene encoding RING-H2 finger protein ATL13-like codes for the protein MDWVFHESIRGISSSPYPLSLPLAVLPPPPSPPPPPPVVNIENRISPSILLIIIILAIIFFISGLLHLLVRYLLRPINREPEATENSTALQGQLQQLFHLHDAGVDQSFIDTLPVFPYKAIIGLKDPFDCAVCLCEFEADDKLRLLPKCSHAFHVECIDTWLLSHSTCPLCRRNLLPDFSPPTSCSPLLLVLESGSESSRESVSERGDSFSNTGLVCHGDDDGPGTSINDTSQKPVEITAKEEARSVVAASEADETEVVPVKLGKFRSVDGDGAVGEGSSTANSTLDQRRCFSMGSYEYVMDERSLLQVPIKPPKKPIVHRPGHRDAISECDYHSKREAFKGLDALRAAEFRDGGGNASISRNQHKKESFSVSKIWLRSKKEKPMADDSSRRALSFRLPLHRAVMTDESKLKSRASPAATASEFNVSTWEKSSSEVDLDAEVGSSNRVRSPADEAPSFARTLLWLVGRQNKRKTKRRRNSFLSINPFLIKS